One window of Pocillopora verrucosa isolate sample1 chromosome 9, ASM3666991v2, whole genome shotgun sequence genomic DNA carries:
- the LOC131784992 gene encoding uncharacterized protein, translated as MENEANGLIDSFVARHTRDPTLRLELLSRNQNGSRHDQDTGMGAEIAGSNNIATDSSAAGSPSAEVFLTNSQASNLFALSPLNIGPWNVESLESTNNSRLALVQGVARATVQMNRGMREREERELEREQLQRDQERGKTEIRMRRNREMIGRERREIRRSSGWKEWQEAVPGPWCSCRLDEFVGDTICRKCDRQRYLERNSVVTNAAENFDRRPGQSRGLLTNRRCSSSLLELEQLVEGACASVERVSRERESEEFGREIKRKEHEIRTERARKKRGKEARQPPEVSMWPQQLFHTLLCNFSEAFEENLRGEDPGRQKIVMDHPMHHDISKCDVSLNRRLQGKPKYIPQSGQDECCICLEVMTEIKGPDFSNYCKARLIKAFESHFIGVLEARWLITE; from the exons ATGGAAAACGAAGCTAATGGTTTGATAGACTCCTTCGTGGCCAGACACACTAGAGATCCTACCTTACGCTTGGAACTGCTTTCTCGAAATCAAAATGGCTCACGCCATGACCAAGACACAGGGATGGGGGCAGAG ATTGCCGGGTCAAACAACATTGCTACCGACTCGTCTGCAGCTGGTTCCCCTTCGGCCGAAGTTTTCCTAACAAACTCTCAAGCTTCAAATTTGTTTGCATTGTCTCCGCTAAACATAGGACCTTGGAATGTTGAGTCTTTAGAGTCCACGAATAACAGTCGTCTTGCATTGGTGCAAGGGGTAGCAAGAGCAACGGTCCAAATGAACAGGGGAATGCGAGAAAGAGAAGAGCGTGAGCTGGAGCGGGAACAACTTCAAAGGGACCAGGAAAGAGGGAAAACAGAGATTAGAAtgagaagaaatagagaaatgatAGGAAGAGAGAGAAGGGAAATAAGAAGATCTAGTGGATGGAAAGAATGGCAAGAGGCAGTTCCTGGACCTTGGTGCTCATGCCGCCTCGATGAG tTTGTGGGAGACACCATATGCAGAAAATGTGACAGACAGAGATACTT AGAAAGAAACAGTGTTGTTACCAATGCAGCAGAAAATTTTGATCGACGTCCTGGTCAATCTCGTGGCCTATTGACGAACAGAAGATGTAGCAGCTCTCTGCTTGAGTTGGAACAACTCGTGGAAGGAGCGTGCGCCTCGGTGGAAAGGGTGTCGAGGGAGAGAGAAAGTGAAGAGTTTGGTcgggaaattaaaagaaaagagcaTGAAATACGAACAGAAAGAGCACGGAAGAAGAGAGGAAAGGAGGCAAGACAGCCTCCGGAAGTTAGCATGTGGCCTCAGCAGCTATTTCATACACTTCTGTGTAACTTTAGCGAGGCATTTGAGGAG aatcTAAGAGGGGAGGATCCTGGAAGACAGAA AATTGTGATGGATCACCCTATGCATCACGACATCTCCAAATGTGATGTTTCTCTGAACAGACGGCTTCAAGGAAAACCCAAATACATTCCACAGTCAGGACAAGATGAATGTTGCATCTGTTTGGAGGTAATGACTGAGATTAAAGGCCCTGATTTTAGCAACTACTGCAAAGCACGATTGATAAAAGCATTTGAGAGTCACTTCATTGGCGTCTTGGAGGCTAGATGGCTGATCACTGAGTAA
- the LOC131780482 gene encoding uncharacterized protein, giving the protein MDPPDRTESLRLTVYYLEQGNLVQVKESLQKSYQYLQDLLPSELSKPTLQEIEIVNKAEKISIENVAWSLRTGAILLPQTSPKNKFFVRFANVVGAAALITVCVDIAEKVFEQLKVYIENVVDEESVISSLGVALNNLGCVYITRGSFQNAKVSLQRALAIFEVVKTGKECVTIEEKISTIANNLRLVHQAQRSYVIDMQLQNDLLSNVSRFAMQPRITAVADYNEALTSLDNRNLRKALDEFENLKAFCETKLHQNKGLLTCILLKIRLVCSMLQASSGTTKFIDTKISTLQGMNELVDISTNFSLDFSVTIMETVADIHLYQGNLDLVCSYFSYLLPVVRERCGADHPTVASILSKQGLVFLHLENFARSRQCFTDALEIFTGAFGAIHPDVLKCNAGLARLEWLDGCEEKSLAHSQKVLENVERICQVSFECQLKPKFIELSSQSGRRPSPDVDHEEQLKLETLVSEFGMEITRVLNQHQPTDLRDYLGALSESDDFVDSPVSKNLSAKLSFNWFKAGLCLFNVGVDQSVAFLFLSCTYASMFYEYLDCSEVILLKVIFVVCHLKSKTCQTFPKVQERLKDEFGRLKNFIEDKVKRFVKPESKTIFFDENTNLMIALAVILQAFVEMEMYAMIADVHSLFSFLSNQQSPQVTHVVLVEELRFAFFSSNMQCLGKQVMHDLIFSTPLGVMNHRKVTEENDADTPCNSHGKELTKSLHKDDNFGQRKSRQIFKTLALKTDNTQWKGSCRFLVECPISHGVDISALNEINVWSINAVEDSLPHLILCSHQSIELKTQYFIELELLASAESTLSSISDDFSLLPFVLSAAKYGSESEAQSPVLVKTENTCEGSLAFIFQDKVIANFLFGNLLKQILTNEDELGEVVNVVVKDSQLVLKIQGPSIGQIVIQCHEDTIKVKTHLIHYSQSRRKVEIVREEVPPCNCSLIEMVIADKMEKCARSFGIHFETKSDNSWCIASHLRGNAKNISTREHQPLEMQLKTLLSGQSFLSESSTQTDSLSIPSTCDLGTQTELSDSHESENLAEPTSSSSEVSSSPSLPPSSSSSSSSSSSSSSSSGEGTDEVSRRSRLEPAEKGKSSMNFVYSCGLELERREREVPNLANTEEERSNMAYLSVSEFNYSGNDAEEGQANQTPLVPPLTLKVQTDGKLRESKENLEKCIQTDDWLGQSMDDEVDGARKNVSCESSVIQNCHPCYSSTGSAESPYQGEGGVTDNLPRITDQVERHDGAAASVSWCNDATDENGRNRERKVDSKSLKVSQERKNKNQEYLSGKSHNTRPGEFLGLKGGGQDPFFSNRGRGYENRESVTYWNDKDAKPEKVRPRHDMRNTIDEKESNLFGIRPCFLARHSDDSSITTPIDDTGNVAKNANGGSSNTFSRHQGSSCFTNEQGYQATYSFQAPSFHSESSKVSPDAQGPNPHGSFGHNLAVWDLPVLGRPLLSLPCNGSEHLQTHSCDEPRIAVIHPHALINGDTPLAQTHPFPEQRKVKGQGTDPEVQRKRNYDFKVMNENPLRLSNTTSITQGLVFPEMEISALPQAAMNRNLTRETRTVEDQGTANQGPPSLSNDDSLADLERRVAETCSLVEKTLKKREVKEKAMKEKERRKKEERARKEQQARERKEREASETRQTERRNDREEVSNPMSGAGETPTQTSAGAEDRQWLCEHYKRLCRVKFPCCGKFFPCHRCHNNSGCPNDNSKAREACYVECSVCSHQQEINQDAQTCARCKTKFSAYFCSMCKHFTGTDKNPFHCTKCGICRIFKDRSFHCDVCNVCLDKRLEGRHSCRENSGHDECCICLEDAFSGCQILPCSHKVHRECAIAMIQNGVRSCPICRHPLYSQTNGNE; this is encoded by the exons ATGGATCCTCCAGATAGAACTGAATCCCTTAGATTAACGGTTTACTATCTGGAACAAGGGAACTTAGTTCAAGTGAAAGAATCATTACAAAAATCTTACCAGTATCTCCAAGACTTGTTACCAAGTGAGTTATCCAAACCCACTTTACAGGAGATAGAGATAGTAAACAAGGCAGAGAAAATATCGATAGAGAATGTGGCGTGGAGTCTGCGAACTGGAGCAATTTTATTGCCACAAACTTCTCCCAAGAACAAATTCTTTGTCCGCTTTGCCAATGTAGTTGGTGCTGCTGCTTTAATCACGGTTTGTGTTGATATAGCTGAGAAAGTATTTGAGCAGTTAAAAGTGTACATTGAGAATGTTGTAGACGAAGAATCAGTTATCAGTAGCCTTGGAGTTGCCCTTAACAACTTAGGTTGTGTGTATATTACCAGAGGAAGTTTTCAGAACGCAAAAGTTAGTCTTCAAAGAGCTCTTGCGATATTTGAGGTagtcaaaacaggaaaagagtGTGTCACTATCGAGgagaaaatatcaacaataGCAAACAACTTACGACTAGTGCACCAGGCTCAAAGAAGTTATGTAATCGACATGCAATTACAAAACGATCTCCTTTCTAATGTAAGCCGCTTTGCCATGCAACCAAGAATCACTGCAGTTGCTGATTACAATGAAGCCCTTACCTCTTTGGATAACAGGAATCTTAGAAAAGCTTTGGACGAATTTGAGaatttaaaagcattttgtgaaacaaaattgCATCAAAACAAGGGACTGTTAACCTGCATTTTGTTAAAAATCCGTTTAGTTTGTTCGATGCTTCAAGCCTCCAGTGGGACCACGAAATTTATTGATACTAAGATTTCAACCTTGCAAGGCATGAATGAACTTGTTGATATTAGTACAAACTTTTCGTTGGACTTCTCAGTCACAATTATGGAGACTGTGGCCGACATTCACCTTTATCAAGGTAATCTTGACCTTGTCTGTAGCTATTTCTCCTATCTTCTACCGGTTGTTCGTGAAAGATGTGGTGCAGATCACCCAACAGTTGCTTCTATTCTTTCAAAACAAGGACTTGTTTTCCTCCACTTGGAAAACTTCGCACGCTCTAGGCAATGTTTTACCGATGCATTAGAGATTTTCACCGGAGCTTTTGGTGCTATTCACCCCGATGTTCTTAAATGCAATGCAGGTCTTGCGAGGCTAGAATGGCTCGATGGATGTGAAGAAAAATCCTTAGCGCACAGTCAGAAAGTTCTGGAAAATGTGGAAAGAATTTGCCAAGTCTCATTTGAGTGCCAATTAAAGCCAAAATTCATTGAATTGTCTTCACAAAGCGGAAGAAGACCATCTCCCGATGTTGATCATGAGGAACAATTAAAACTTGAAACTCTGGTTTCTGAGTTTGGTATGGAAATAACCAGGGTTCTCAACCAGCATCAACCGACTGATCTCCGGGATTATCTAGGAGCACTCTCAGAAAGTGATGATTTTGTGGATTCCCCCGTCTCCAAGAACTTATCTGCAAAGCTGAGCTTTAACTGGTTCAAAGCTGGTCTTTGTTTGTTCAACGTTGGAGTGGATCAAAGTGTcgcttttctctttctctcgtGTACATATGCAAGTATGTTTTATGAATATTTGGATTGTTCTGAAGTCATTTTACTAAAAGTGATTTTTGTTGTGTGTCATCTCAAATCTAAGACGTGTCAAACCTTCCCGAAAGTTCAAGAAAGATTAAAAGATGAATTCGGACGGTTGAAGAACTTCATTGAGGACAAAGTGAAGAGATTTGTTAAACCGGAaagcaaaactattttttttgaCGAAAATACAAACTTGATGATTGCTCTGGCAGTAATCCTTCAGGCGTTTGTAGAAATGGAAATGTATGCTATGATAGCTGATGTGcatagtttattttctttcctgtcaAACCAACAGTCTCCGCAGGTAACTCATGTAGTTCTCGTTGAAGAGCTTCGATTTGCGTTTTTTAGTTCAAACATGCAATGTCTTGGCAAACAAGTTATGCACGACCTGATTTTTTCGACGCCTCTTGGGGTGATGAACCATCGAAAAGTCACTGAAGAAAACGATGCAGATACTCCCTGTAACTCTCATGGCAAGGAGCTTACAAAATCTTTACATAAAGATGACAACTTTGGACAAAGGAAATCGaggcaaattttcaaaactttggcACTCAAAACTGACAATACTCAGTGGAAAGGATCTTGCAGATTTCTTGTGGAGTGTCCAATATCTCATGGAGTTGATATTTCAGCgctaaatgaaataaatgtgtGGAGTATAAATGCAGTAGAAGACAGTCTACCTCACTTGATCCTATGCAGCCATCAGAGCATAGAATTGAAAACGCAATATTTCATAGAACTGGAACTCCTGGCCTCTGCAGAAAGCACTCTTTCTTCGATTTCTGATGATTTTTCCCTTTTGCCATTCGTGTTATCGGCAGCTAAGTATGGTTCAGAATCTGAAGCGCAATCTCCGGTTCTCGTCAAGACAGAGAACACTTGTGAAGGAAGCCTAGCATTTATCTTCCAAGACAAAGTAATTGCGAATTTTCTATTTGGAAATCTTCTAAAGCAAATTTTAACCAATGAAGACGAGCTTGGTGAAGTTGTGAACGTGGTAGTCAAAGACAGCCAGCTCGTGTTGAAAATCCAAGGTCCATCCATAGGGCAAATAGTAATTCAGTGCCATGAAGACACCATCAAAGTGAAAACCCACTTGATTCACTATTCTCAAAGCCGTAGAAAAGTAGAGATTGTCCGAGAAGAAGTTCCACCGTGCAATTGTTCTCTTATTGAGATGGTCATCGctgacaaaatggaaaaatgtgCTCGTAGTTTTGGCATTCATTTCGAGACAAAAAGTGATAATTCCTGGTGTATTGCGTCACATCTGAGAGGAAACGCAAAGAATATTTCAACGAGA GAGCACCAGCCGCTAGAAATGCAGCTTAAAACCTTGCTTTCCGGACAGTCGTTCCTTTCGGAATCATCGACACAAACAGATTCCTTGAGTATTCCCTCAACATGTGATCTTGGTACTCAAACAGAGCTCAGTGACTCTCATGAGTCTGAAAATCTGGCGGAGCCCACATCATCATCCAGTGAAGTAAGTTCATCACCATCATTACCTccatcgtcatcttcatcatcgtcatcatcatcatcatcatcatcatcctccgGTGAAGGTACTGATGAGGTTTCCAGAAGGTCAAGGTTAGAGCCAGCAGAGAAAGGTAAATCATCAATGAATTTCGTCTATTCGTGTGGTTTAGAATTGGAGAGACGCGAGAGAGAAGTTCCAAACCTTGCAAATACAGAGGAAGAAAGATCTAACATGGCTTATCTCAGTGTTTCAGAGTTCAACTATAGTGGCAACGATGCAGAGGAAGGACAGGCAAATCAAACGCCACTCGTTCCGCCACTAACTTTGAAAGTTCAGACGGATGGCAAATTACGCGAGAGTAAAGAAAACCTTGAGAAGTGTATTCAAACCGATGATTGGCTAGGGCAGTCTATGGATGATGAAGTTGATGGTGCAAGGAAAAATGTTTCGTGTGAAAGTTCTGTAATCCAAAATTGTCATCCCTGTTACTCCTCAACCGGATCTGCTGAATCACCTTATCAAGGGGAAGGTGGTGTAACTGACAACCTTCCACGAATTACAGACCAGGTGGAGCGTCATGATGGTGCCGCTGCCTCAGTCAGTTGGTGCAATGACGCCACGGATGAAAACGGAAGGAATAGGGAACGTAAAGTCGATTCGAAGTCGCTGAAAGTTTCTCAAGAGAGGAAAAACAAGAATCAAGAGTATCTATCAGGAAAAAGTCACAACACAAGGCCTGGGGAGTTTCTAGGCTTAAAGGGTGGAGGACAAGATCCATTTTTCTCTAACAGGGGCCGAGGTTACGAGAATCGCGAATCGGTCACTTACTGGAACGACAAGGACGCAAAGCCTGAGAAGGTTAGACCACGACATGACATGCGAAACACCATAGatgaaaaagaatcaaatttaTTCGGTATAAGGCCTTGCTTCCTTGCTCGTCACTCAGATGACAGTAGCATTACCACTCCTATCGATGACACGGGGAATGTAGCAAAAAACGCCAATGGAGGATCCTCTAACACTTTTTCAAGGCATCAAGGGTCATCTTGTTTCACTAATGAGCAAGGCTATCAAGCTACTTACTCCTTTCAAGCCCCATCATTTCATTCTGAAAGTTCAAAAGTATCTCCTGACGCACAAGGTCCAAACCCTCATGGCTCCTTCGGTCATAACCTTGCAGTTTGGGATCTACCAGTGCTTGGTCGTCCTCTACTTTCTCTTCCCTGCAACGGGTCGGAGCATCTCCAAACCCATTCCTGCGATGAACCGCGAATTGCAGTGATACATCCGCATGCTTTGATCAATGGTGACACGCCTTTGGCGCAAACACACCCTTTTCCAGAACAGAGAAAAGTGAAGGGTCAAGGTACTGATCCTGAAGTACAACGGAAGAGAAACTATGATTTTAAAGTGATGAATGAAAATCCTCTACGTTTATCTAATACCACTTCAATTACACAAGGCTTGGTCTTCCCTGAAATGGAAATCTCCGCTCTACCACAAGCAGCCATGAACAGAAATCTAACACGGGAAACAAGAACAGTTGAAGATCAGGGCACTGCTAACCAAGGACCACCGTCTCTCTCCAATGATGATTCCTTAGCTGACCTAGAGCGACGAGTGGCCGAAACTTGTTCCCTTGTcgaaaaaaccttgaaaaaaagggaagtaaaagaaaaggcaatgaaggaaaaagaacgaagaaaaaaagaagagcgggccAGGAAAGAACAACAAGCACGTGAAAGAAAAGAGAGGGAGGCAAGTGAAACAAGACAAACGGAACGCAGGAATGACAGAGAAGAAGTCAGCAACCCGATGAGTGGTGCAGGGGAAACACCTACGCAAACCTCAGCTGGTGCTGAGGATCGACAATGGCTCTGTGAACATTATAAACGGCTCTGCCGTGTCAAGTTCCCATGCTGTGGAAAGTTCTTTCCCTGTCATCGTTGTCATAACAACTCTGGGTGTCCAAATGATAATTCCAAAGCAAGAGAGGCGTGTTATGTTGAGTGCTCGGTTTGTAGCCATCAACAAGAG ATCAACCAGGACGCCCAAACCTGTGCTAGATGTAAAACAAAGTTCTCGGCATATTTCTGCTCTATGTGTAAACACTTCACGGGCACAGACAAAAATCCATTTCACTGCACAAAATGTGGTATCTGCCG CATCTTCAAAGACCGCTCCTTCCACTGTGATGTGTGTAACGTCTGTCTGGACAAACGACTGGAAGGAAGACATTCTTGCCGAGAAAATTCAGGACATGATGAGTGCTGCATCTGTTTGGAG GACGCGTTCAGCGGTTGTCAAATCCTGCCATGCTCACACAAGGTTCATAGAGAGTGTGCCATTGCAATGATACAGAATGGCGT TCGCAGCTGCCCAATTTGTCGGCATCCTCTATACAGTCAGACAAATGGCAATGAGTGA